From Terriglobia bacterium:
GACGCCGAGCAGGAGGTGAAGCGGAAGAACGTTCAGTACGACGCCGCCTTCCTTCTGCCTCCGGGACGCTTCCGGCTGCGATTTATCGTGCGTGAGAACGAGACCGGTCAGATCGGCTCGTTCGAGGCAGACGTACTGATTCCGAATCTCCTGGCGGCGCCGGTCAAGGTCAGTTCAGTAATCGCTTCTGCGCAGAAGACAGCGGGAAAGGCCAGGAAGGATAACCCGCTGATGCGTAACGGAACCGAATTGATCCCGAGCGTAACGCACGTCTTCTCGAAAGATCAGCATCTGTACCTGTTTTATGAAGTGTACGATCCCCAACATCCAGCTGACGTCGATGCCGGCAACAAGACCGCGGCGCGGCTGCTCACCAATGCAACATTCTATAAAGGCAACAACAAGGTCTATGAAACGCCTTTGATGGAAGTGAATCAGATCAACACCCCCGAGCGGAAAGCCGCCACGATCGAGTTGGATGTACCGCTTTCGGAGTTGAAGGCCGGCTTCTACACCTGCCAGGTGAACGTCATCGATGAGGCCGCCGGTCAGGTTGTGTTCCCGCGGCTCGCGCTCCTGGTGCGTTAGCAGTTAAAGGATCGAAGTCGACCGGCCGATAAGAAGAGGGATGAAACTGACGATTGTCATCCCGACTCATGACCGGATCAGCAGCGTGGTGGAGTGCGTCGCAGCGCTCGAGCACAACAAAGCGGAAATCATCGTCGTCGACGATGCGTCCCAGCCGCCTGTCGTGCTGCCGCCCAATGGCGCCCGGGTCATCCGTCACCTCCGTTATCAAGGCCGCAGCTCCGCAATCAATACAGGACTGAAAGCCGCGTCCCACGACCTTGTGCTCATCATGAGAGATGACCTTTTCGCCGCTCCGGACATGGTATTGCGGCTGGTCGATGAGTTCTCCAGGCGGAATGATCCTCGAGTCTGTCTGACGCCACGCGTGGTGTGGGACCCGGACGTACCGTTGACTCTGACGATGAAGTGGATGGAAGATCACGGCAAATTCCAGCCGCCTCTGCTTCTGTCAAAGACATTCCTGCTCGCACACGGCGGCTACGACGAGGATTTTGCGCAGCGGTCGGAAGATCTCGAGATGCAGCTGCGTCTGAAGCGCCATGGCCTCCATACCGCCTGCGTCGAATCGGCAATCGGATTTCAAAACGACGTCCTGAAGGTCCGCGATCTTATCGAACGTGAATTCGTGGACGGAGTATCCGCTGTCTTCCTCCATTCCAGGTTTCCCGATTTCATGCCCGTCGTCGATGACGGGGAAGCTCTCACCCGGAACGAAGGCCACGCCGCGGATGCCGACACCGCAGTCAAGGAGATCGCGCTATTGGAACAATCCGGCTCGACTGTGCTTCCCGGAGGCGCCGGTGAACTATACCGGCATATCAGCCGGCACTACTTTCAACACGGCATTTCGGAAGGACTGAAGGACATCGGCGAGCTCAAGTCTCAACGCGGAAATCCGGGCACCATCGCAATCTACCGCCACGCGGCGCATCTCGAGTCCATCGGCGAACTGGATGAAGCCCGCCGTTTGTTCCAGCTCGTCCTGCACCGTTCGAATGACGGATATTGGGACGCAGCGGAATACCATCTTGGCTGCATCGAGTCGAAATTCGAAAACACACGGTCCGCCCACTTCCACTTCATCGAATGCCTGAAGCTGAATCCCGGCCACAGCAAGGCCCGGCGGGCCCTGAACAAGCCTTCGGTCTACCGCGAAATCGAAACCAATGTCTTCGAGGCCATCGATCAAACCGGTCCGGCAAAGATTCTGTTCATTGCTTTCGGCAGCCTCGGGCACGTTGTTCATGCTTTCCCGGTGATCGCCGCTCTGCGGGAGAAGCTTCATGCCGAAACGGTGTGGTTGACATCGCCGCAATACGCTTCCCTGGCACGTACAAGCGTTGCCGATTCGGTACGCGAATCCGAACCCGCCGGAATCATTCCGTGGGATTGGATACAGGCCAATGGCTTTACGCATGTCTTTTCCCCCGACCCCGCGGCCAACCTGGAAGACTGGAGCGACAGTAATCTGCATGCCATCGATTTCATGGCCCGAAAGTGCGGGGTGCAGCTGAAAACACATAAGACAGGGTTGGAACCGGGCTCCGCCGCACTTTTCGAAGCCGAAGAATTTCTCAGGGAACACAACCTGAGGCGGGACGGATTCATTACTGCTTCATGCGAGACCGATGGCAGCAGGCATTGGCCCAGATCGAATGTGATGACACTCGCGCAGCAGGCCGGAGTCCCGACGGTCGTGCTCCTGAAGAGAGGCGACCCGGTAATTCCAGGCACGATCGCGTGCATCGACAAGCCCTTCGAGGTAATGGCAGCATTGATCCGCTGGAGCCGGTTCTATCTCGGCGCCAACTCGGGCATTTCCTGGCTTGCCACAACAACTCCTACGCCAATGGCCGTGTTCCTTGATCCGGCGGGGCCAGACCGCGTCCAGGCAGGATTCCGCGACGTCCTGGCCAGGGAAAAGACGGATATCGAAGAATTCGACATTTATACAGGCATTCCAGCGGTGCTCGAACATATTGAGCGCAAGATCCTGATCGGAGCATAGGCAGCCGACAAGCCGGTCAGAAGAACGCCCCCTCCCGCTTGCGCGGAAGAGGGCGTTTCGGCGGACTACAGCGAGATGCGTGTTACGGAATCACTCCAGTCCGTATAGCCTGCACGTCCAAGGGCACACATCTGAAATGCATAGTTGGTGCCCGGCGTCAGACCAGTGACGGTGATGGAGCGGGTGCCGGCGGCCGGCAGTTCCGCCCACGTCCCCGGTTTCCCATCGGCGCCGATCGGCGCGTACCGCGCTTTATAGCTCAACGCCTTGAGAACCCGTTTGCCGTGCAGGACCACCTGGCCGCTGCTCTTACCACTGTCCGCCTTAAAAGACGGCGGACCGTTGAGCTGCTGCGGCTGATGGTTGCGGACCGGCGTCACTCGCTGCCGGAAACCACTGGATTGGAGAATCGTTGCATCGTCATTGCAATTCGCCTCTACCCAATGGCCCAACTGACGCAACATCTTGACCACGACCGCGCGCTGCTTCTTACGTTCGGCAATGGCTTGCTTGCCGCCATCGGCCGACGCCGCGATCAGGCTGGTGTATGTCTCAACCTGGGCCTTCAAATCCGCCGGTTTGATCGGCGGATCCGCCAGCTTCAGATTGTTCGTCAGTCCATCCACTACGGCTACTCCCTGTGTCGCAACGTCCTTGTCCGAGAGCGAGCCGAAGCCTACATTCACATGGATCTGTTCTGTCATGACTTTTTACCTCCTTTCTTTTTAGATTTGAAACATTCTGTCGAGGTGCTTCATTGCCCCTCACTGAGTACAACAGTTCGGACCCCCTGGTTTGTCGCAGCACCTCGAAATATTTTTCACTCGAAATCCGCGAGTGCTTCCAGCAGGCGCCTGGCCCCGGCTTTCACTGCGCTCAGCATGCGTTTGCCTTCCGCCGTGACGCTGAAGACCAGTTGAGGCTCGTCATAGCCCTCCACTTTCACAGGCTTCGAGGAAATCAGCTGGCCGCGCTCGAGACGATCGAGTGCTATGAACACGGCTCCGGTATCGATGATGTGCGAGGTCAGGTCGCTGACCTTTTCGTCGATTCGCAGGCTGGTTCCATCTCCATGAAGAAGATAAATCGTCGTCAGGACGAGTTGATCGACATACCCGAGCGATACGTACTTCGTGACGTCGGGCAGGACCTTGGAACTCGTGAAATTATCCAGAGCCTCTTGCAATGTACGGCGCTCTTTCACCAGCAGCAGGAAACGGTCGCGCGCCGCCTCGACTTCATCGCTTTTGGAGCGCGGAAAATATCTCTTCAGGATCTCATCGAAATCTTTGTCCTTTTTACGTCCCAGCATGTTTCTCCTTACTGGCGCGTCGTGCGCCTGTGACCTTTTTCAATTTTTGCCGCGCTCTGCTCAAAATGGAGGCGATTTTCGAGCGGGATTGGCCCAGCATCTCCGCGATTTCGGCGTCGCTGAGGCCGTCATCGGCGTGGAGCATCACGATCCTGGCGATATCGTCATCGAGTGTCCCCATGAGATGATCCAGTTCATGAACGGCGTTCTCATGGGCGCGCCCGCTTCGAGGTGCCACGATTTCGAGTTCCTCGACGCCTGGTTTTTCCTTCCGGCTCTTGCGTGAATCTTTCCAGTTGAAGCACGCGTTGCGCACCGAGCGGTAGAAATAACCCTTCGGGTCGGCCCAGACATCCGGAGGAAGCTCGCGGCCGAGGAACTTGAAGAACAGATTTTGAACGACGTCCTCCGCATCCGCCTTCTCCTTAAGGAACTTATAGGCCGTGGTATACATGAAACGGTAGTGTTCGACGAAAAGCTCCTCGGTTTTTCGTCCCCCACGGCGGCCATTTGTTTCCTCTCCATCGGCTCCGGTGCTCATTTGCCCTCACTCAGTACAACAGTTCTGACCCCCCTGTTTGTCGCAGTCCATCAAATTTTTTTCGGGTTTTCTGCCGGGAACTGGCGAAGACACGTCAAGTCATTGAAAAATAAACCGAACAGGTCGAGTCCGGTCGAAACGGCCGAGCCCATGATTTAAACGCGACACGAGAAAGTCGTGGGTCCCGTTCAATGACTTATTCGTGGCACGAAAGAGTCATGGGCCCCGTTCAATGACTCATTCGCGGCGCGAAAGAGTTATGGGTCCCGTCCAATGACTTACTCGCGGCACGAAAGAGTCATGGGCCCCGTCCAATGACTTACTCGCGGCGCGAAAGAGTCATGAGTCCCGTCCAATGACTGATTCGCGGCGCGAAAGAGTCATGGGTCTCGTCCAATGACTTATCCGCGGCAAGCTGGTCGGCAAGCCGTCGCCAAGCCAACCGAAAGGCCATCAAATCGTAAGAAAGTCTCATGGCCCCGGCGGGCCACCCCTGAGGATGAAAAGTCTCCGAACGTTCCGGTCTTGACCGCATCGTCGGAGACCAAGGCATTCTGGCTTCGGCTATACCGCGTTTTCCGCCATCTCGAAGAATCAGCAACTTACAGATCGCTTTCGAGACAATTTTAAGACAGGTGGCGCGTCGGGAATGGGGCTGAAAGGCCGCCATAGAATGGGCATTATGTATACAATACGCGGGTTGGAACGGGGCGCAGGCGGGCAGGACAAACAATTTCGCGCAGCGAGGGGCTAGAATAGTTTGAGGGAACCGAAGGTATGGACAGGATTGAATCCAGCTACGTGGAATACCGCGATGATGGCTATTGGATCAGGGGAGAGGCTATCTCCCTTGACTCGATTGTGCACTGCTTCAAGGAGGGCCTTTCTCCGGAAGCCATAGTTCACGATTGCTATCCTGCGTTGCGCTTGGAGCAGGTTTACGGTGCGATTACTTTTTATTTAGCGAACCAATCCCAAGTTGACGCGTATCTGCGCGAATCCGATGCGGAATGGCAGACGTTCCGTGCCGAGATCGAAGCGAAGTATCCGCAAAGCCGGCGAATCTACGAAAAATTGCGTAACGCTTCCCCCAGTCGATCATCATGAAAGTTCGGCTGCAAGCCGACAATGATCTCGACTTCCGCATTGTTACGGCGACCGGACATCTGGACTCGCGGATCGATTTTCAAAGTGCTCATCAGGCTGGACTCCACGGCAAAGCCGATCTGAGTTTGTGGTGCTGAAGCGTGACTTCATCAACACTGCAAAGGGGCATGAGGCGGGAAAGACTATGGGCGGCGATAATCCGGTCGAATGGGTCGCGAGTCCAGGACAACTCGAGCGATTTTTGAATCAACGTGGCGAATGGAACGTCGTCGAACTGAAATCGGGGATCTGTTGTGATTTCACGGCTGAATCGGGGATTGTCGATCCGGAGCCGGCCCACTTCCGACAGCAGCTGAATCTCCAGGAGAGAAGCCGGCGAAACGGCCCACGGTTCATATTTGGACAGCCAGGGGTATTTTCGGAGACGGCGGGATTTGGTGACAACCCAAACAACAAAATGGGTGTCCAGAAGACAGGTCATCGTTTCAGTTTTCGCCTGGTTCGCGGGACCAGCCGGCCGGGTCCTTTCCATTCCCAGCCCCAAGCGTCCGCATCATCTGAGCCTCGCGCGGAGATCAAACCTTTGTAATCGGGAACCTGCTGTTTTCTTTTCTCCAGCTGCAGGACAAGTTTCTTGTCATCACGCTGAATGGCAATGATCTCGCCCCTGGCGGCTTCATCGAGAAGTTGAAACCAGTTTTTCCTGGCCTCTGACGCAGTGACATACTTCATATGTACAATGTACATTCCACAAGCATGTACGGTCAACCTGCAGTGCGGATCGTGGGATAGGCCTTACTTCCGCGAGCCGCGGTTCTCGAGGGCTTCGCCCCAGCGGGCCAGGAAGGCCGTGATAAACGCGTGCTCTTCCGCAGGTGAAACTGCGAGGGGACCGAGAGCCATTGCGACGGAAAGAGCGAGATGATAGCCCTCGGATCGCGAAGCGACGGCCCGGCGGAAAGCGGGATGCGCCTCGTTGATCCAGACGGTGGATTCGACAATGCGCGCAAGTTCGGGATCGTCGTTTCGCGACTCAAACTCAATCACAAGGCCGTAGCGCTGTGGACGCCTTCTGCCGGCTGTCGAAGGCAAGGCCGCATCGACTGCGGAGCCTGGAGCCTGTGTTTGCGAGCCGTTGCCGTCCGCTGGGGAGTGTTGAGGGCCGGCATTCGCCCCGCCGGATGAAGGCGATCCCGGACTGGGATGGGAAGTAGGGTCCGCGCCGGCCGCAATCGAGGCGGCAATGACGGCACGCGCATCGGCGTCTGGAGCGGAGCGGTACATGGGCAGCTTGCGCTGCCCACCGAGCCGGTGTTCGACCAGAGATGCGAGCATCGGAAATTCATCCGCAAGATCCACCAGCACATTCTCAAGATCCCGCTCGAGCGGGCGCGCTGCCCGCCGGCGCAACTCGCCGGCAGCGTCGGTGGCGTGTCCCCATTCGGCCAGTTGCCGTGAAACCACGGCCTGAATCGCCCGCCTGTACGCAATGTATGTCATCCCGCGCGGTCCGCTGCGAATGAAGTCGCTTTTGTTCAGCGTTAAGCTGCCCGCAAGCTGCGGCGCTTCGAAGGCGCCACCGATGGATTCGGGTGTTGTCGGTGTGACGCCCAGCCAGTCCCATCCGCGCTTGATCACCTTTCCGTACGTGCTGATCGCGATTCCGCGGCGGTCTTCCGGCAGACCGTTCGAATCGCGGATCAGCACTCCGATCGCCGAAGGCTTCCGCTTTCGCCCCAACCTGATCTCGAGCGGCACCTTTTCGGCGCTCGGCAGTGAATGGCGATCCAGCCGCCGGCCATTGATATCGAATTGGATTTCATGGTTGTAAATCGGCAGCAGTATCGGATCGAACGCCGGATCGAGCAGTGGTTCGAAATTACGCCGCACCACGGCCTCGATGAATCCGGCGTCGAGCGCAGGCGAGAGCGGATTACGAAGTTTCAACTGGACGGCAGTCCCTCTTCCGCTCAGCAAACCGGGAACAGGATTCATCCACTTCCAGGGCGCCTTATGCCGCGATGCCAGTCTCCACAGTGACGCGACATGGGAGGAACCGCGTTGCGTCTCCGTCACGACTTCTTCCGAAATCAATAGACCCAGCTTGATACCCACTCCCGCAAATCCGATCCCCTCGCCACGGCTTTTCGTGCTCGCCGCGATGTCGTGATATCGCGCCAGTTCCTGCCGTTTCATTCCCGATCCGTCGTCGATGACGGTCAAGGCCGATTGCGCGGAATTCGTTTCGAACCGGACTTGCGTCGCACCGGAATCGAGCGAATTCGCCACGATCTCCGTCAGAATCGTCTCCTCAACCGGCCCTGAATACGCATCGCGCAAATCTTCGAGCAAGTGCAGCAGATCGACGCGCGTTTCACCCATGCAGAGATTCTAATGGGTCCGCCGCCATCTTATCCGGCCTTTCGGGTTTTGCCAGACACCATCGCCACGACAATACTCACGACATAGATGCCTGTCATTACGGTCGTCAAAAGAACGATACGAGGGTTGCTTTGGCGGATGCTTTCCTTGGCAAAAGATCACATGCCGCTCCGCGGCTGAACCAGTTCAGCGTTCCAGGTTTGCGGACGCGGCTACATTCGAGCTTGCCGAGGCGAAATCGTCCAATTCCGTGATGACCTGACGGCGGCGGGCGTCATCCATAACGGCGGCTTCAAAGGAATTACGGGCGAGCGTGCAAAGGCGTTCCTTATTCAGGTCGAATGCTTCCCAGACGGCGTTGAAGTTCTCGTTGATATAGCCGCCGAAGTACGCCGGATCGTCCGAATTGATCGTTACGCAGAGTTCGGCATCCAGAAGAGCGGGCAGATTATGGTTTTTGATCGAGTCGAATACGCGCAGTTTCACGTTGGATAACGGGCAGACCGTGAGCGGCACACGCTGCGATCGAAGCCTTTCAACCAGAGCCGGATCTTCCATACAGCGGACTCCGTGATCGATGCGGGTTGCGCCCAGCATATCGAGGGCCTGCCACACATAGTCCGGCGGCCCTTCCTCGCCGGCATGAGCGACAACAAATAATCCTTCCGCGCGGGCTTTCGCGAATACCTCGGTGAACTTTCGCGGCGGATGCTCACGTTCCGATGAGTCGAGACCGACGCCGGCAAAATAGTCGCGATAGGGAAGCGCCGACTCCAGGGTCCGGATAGCGTCCTCGCCGGTCAGGTGGCGCAGGAAACACAGAATCAGTTCGGATGAGATTCCAAAAGTGCGCTGTCCATCAGCCAGCGCTTGATGGACGCCTTCGATAATCGCCGCTATCGGGACTCCCCGAGCCGTATGCGCTTGCGCATCGAAGAAAATTTCGGCATGGCGGACGCTCTGCTGGTGCGCTTTGTTGAGGTATGCCCACGTGAGGTCGTAAAAATCGCGCTCATGCAGCAAAACCTGGGTGCCCTGGTAATAGATGTCCAGGAAAGACTGAAGGCTGGAAAACTCGTAGGCGGCTCGCACTTCGTCGGCCGATCGATACGGAAGGTGAACATGATTTCTAGAAGCCAGTTCAAACATCAACTCCGGCTCGAGTGTCCCCTCGATGTGCAGGTGCAACTCGGCCTTGGGCATGCGCTCCACAAAATTCTTCACAGGCCCTCCATGCGGAAAGGATACAGCCACAGAATCTGGTCGGTTTCTTGACATCCATTGAGGCCCCAATCGTCGGAAAACTGACTCGCGCGGAGCCCAACGACGAATTGAAAACGCGGGTACTGGAAGACCTGGTGATTGTCGAGAGGCCCTGGGACAGGGCTTAGCCATGCGGACGCCATATGGAAGGAGTGCAGAGCAAGTCACCGGCCCAACGTCTGGGATATTGGCAAGTCAAGTGCTAGATATA
This genomic window contains:
- a CDS encoding glycosyltransferase, which encodes MKLTIVIPTHDRISSVVECVAALEHNKAEIIVVDDASQPPVVLPPNGARVIRHLRYQGRSSAINTGLKAASHDLVLIMRDDLFAAPDMVLRLVDEFSRRNDPRVCLTPRVVWDPDVPLTLTMKWMEDHGKFQPPLLLSKTFLLAHGGYDEDFAQRSEDLEMQLRLKRHGLHTACVESAIGFQNDVLKVRDLIEREFVDGVSAVFLHSRFPDFMPVVDDGEALTRNEGHAADADTAVKEIALLEQSGSTVLPGGAGELYRHISRHYFQHGISEGLKDIGELKSQRGNPGTIAIYRHAAHLESIGELDEARRLFQLVLHRSNDGYWDAAEYHLGCIESKFENTRSAHFHFIECLKLNPGHSKARRALNKPSVYREIETNVFEAIDQTGPAKILFIAFGSLGHVVHAFPVIAALREKLHAETVWLTSPQYASLARTSVADSVRESEPAGIIPWDWIQANGFTHVFSPDPAANLEDWSDSNLHAIDFMARKCGVQLKTHKTGLEPGSAALFEAEEFLREHNLRRDGFITASCETDGSRHWPRSNVMTLAQQAGVPTVVLLKRGDPVIPGTIACIDKPFEVMAALIRWSRFYLGANSGISWLATTTPTPMAVFLDPAGPDRVQAGFRDVLAREKTDIEEFDIYTGIPAVLEHIERKILIGA
- a CDS encoding fibronectin type III domain-containing protein, producing the protein MTEQIHVNVGFGSLSDKDVATQGVAVVDGLTNNLKLADPPIKPADLKAQVETYTSLIAASADGGKQAIAERKKQRAVVVKMLRQLGHWVEANCNDDATILQSSGFRQRVTPVRNHQPQQLNGPPSFKADSGKSSGQVVLHGKRVLKALSYKARYAPIGADGKPGTWAELPAAGTRSITVTGLTPGTNYAFQMCALGRAGYTDWSDSVTRISL
- a CDS encoding sigma-70 family RNA polymerase sigma factor, giving the protein MSTGADGEETNGRRGGRKTEELFVEHYRFMYTTAYKFLKEKADAEDVVQNLFFKFLGRELPPDVWADPKGYFYRSVRNACFNWKDSRKSRKEKPGVEELEIVAPRSGRAHENAVHELDHLMGTLDDDIARIVMLHADDGLSDAEIAEMLGQSRSKIASILSRARQKLKKVTGARRASKEKHAGT
- a CDS encoding DUF433 domain-containing protein — protein: MDRIESSYVEYRDDGYWIRGEAISLDSIVHCFKEGLSPEAIVHDCYPALRLEQVYGAITFYLANQSQVDAYLRESDAEWQTFRAEIEAKYPQSRRIYEKLRNASPSRSS
- a CDS encoding PIN domain-containing protein, encoding MTCLLDTHFVVWVVTKSRRLRKYPWLSKYEPWAVSPASLLEIQLLSEVGRLRIDNPRFSREITTDPRFQFDDVPFATLIQKSLELSWTRDPFDRIIAAHSLSRLMPLCSVDEVTLQHHKLRSALPWSPA
- a CDS encoding ATP-binding protein; translated protein: MGETRVDLLHLLEDLRDAYSGPVEETILTEIVANSLDSGATQVRFETNSAQSALTVIDDGSGMKRQELARYHDIAASTKSRGEGIGFAGVGIKLGLLISEEVVTETQRGSSHVASLWRLASRHKAPWKWMNPVPGLLSGRGTAVQLKLRNPLSPALDAGFIEAVVRRNFEPLLDPAFDPILLPIYNHEIQFDINGRRLDRHSLPSAEKVPLEIRLGRKRKPSAIGVLIRDSNGLPEDRRGIAISTYGKVIKRGWDWLGVTPTTPESIGGAFEAPQLAGSLTLNKSDFIRSGPRGMTYIAYRRAIQAVVSRQLAEWGHATDAAGELRRRAARPLERDLENVLVDLADEFPMLASLVEHRLGGQRKLPMYRSAPDADARAVIAASIAAGADPTSHPSPGSPSSGGANAGPQHSPADGNGSQTQAPGSAVDAALPSTAGRRRPQRYGLVIEFESRNDDPELARIVESTVWINEAHPAFRRAVASRSEGYHLALSVAMALGPLAVSPAEEHAFITAFLARWGEALENRGSRK
- a CDS encoding adenosine deaminase, whose protein sequence is MKNFVERMPKAELHLHIEGTLEPELMFELASRNHVHLPYRSADEVRAAYEFSSLQSFLDIYYQGTQVLLHERDFYDLTWAYLNKAHQQSVRHAEIFFDAQAHTARGVPIAAIIEGVHQALADGQRTFGISSELILCFLRHLTGEDAIRTLESALPYRDYFAGVGLDSSEREHPPRKFTEVFAKARAEGLFVVAHAGEEGPPDYVWQALDMLGATRIDHGVRCMEDPALVERLRSQRVPLTVCPLSNVKLRVFDSIKNHNLPALLDAELCVTINSDDPAYFGGYINENFNAVWEAFDLNKERLCTLARNSFEAAVMDDARRRQVITELDDFASASSNVAASANLER